One part of the Eulemur rufifrons isolate Redbay chromosome 16, OSU_ERuf_1, whole genome shotgun sequence genome encodes these proteins:
- the RBMS2 gene encoding RNA-binding motif, single-stranded-interacting protein 2 isoform X1 codes for MLLSVTSRPGISTFGYNRNNKKPYVSLAQQMAPPSSSNSTPNSSSGSNGNDQLSKTNLYIRGLQPGTTDQDLVKLCQPYGKIVSTKAILDKTTNKCKGYGFVDFDSPSAAQKAVTALKASGIQAQMAKQQEQDPTNLYISNLPLSMDEQELEGMLKPFGQVISTRILRDTSGTSRGVGFARMESTEKCEAIITHFNGKYIKTPPGVPAPSDPLLCKFADGGPKKRQNQGKFVQNGRAWPKNGDMGGMALTYDPTTALQNGFYPAPYSITPNRMLAQSALSPYLPSPVSSYQRVTQTSPLQVPNPSWMHHQSYLMQPSGSVLTPGMDHPVSLQPASMMGPLTQQLGHLSLSSTGTYMPTAAAMQGAYISQYTPVPSSNVSVEEGSGQQNQVAVDTPSDHAVYSFQFNK; via the exons CCATATGTGTCATTGGCTCAGCAGATGGCACCACCTAGTTCAAGCAACAGTACCCCTAATAGCAGCAGTGGAAGCAATGGAAATGACCAGCTGAGCAAAACCAACCTATATATCCGAGGATTGCAACCAGGCACTACTGACCAGGACCTTGTCAAGCTGTGTCAACC ATATGGCAAGATTGTTTCCACTAAGGCCATACTGGACAAGACCACAAATAAATGCAAAG GCTATGGCTTTGTGGATTTTGACAGTCCTTCAGCAGCACAGAAAGCTGTGACGGCACTGAAAGCCAGTGGTATACAGGCACAGATGGCAAAG CAACAGGAGCAGGACCCCACAAATTTATACATCTCAAACCTCCCACTGTCGATGGATGAGCAAGAACTGGAGGGGATGCTGAAGCCCTTTGGCCAGGTTATCTCCACCCGAATCCTTCGAGATACCAGTGGGACTAGCAGAGGGGTTGGCTTTGCAAG GATGGAGTCCACAGAGAAGTGTGAAGCCATCATCACCCActttaatggaaaatatattaagACACCCCCTGGAGTACCAG CCCCATCTGATCCTTTGCTTTGCAAATTTGCTGATGGTGGACCAAAGAAACGACAGAACCAAGGAAAATTTGTGCAGAATGGACGGGCCTGGCCAAAGAATGGAGACATG ggTGGTATGGCATTGACCTATGACCCCACCACAGCGCTTCAGAATGG GTTTTACCCAGCTCCTTATAGCATCACCCCCAACAGGATGCTTGCTCAGTCTGCACTGTCCCCATACCTTCCATCTCCTGTGTCTTCCTATCAG AGAGTGACTCAGACATCTCCTCTACAAGTACCTAACCCATCTTGGATGCACCACCAGTCATACCTCATGCAGCCTTCA GGTTCAGTTCTGACACCAGGGATGGATCACCCCGTTTCTCTCCAGCCTGCCTCCATGATGGGACCCCTTACCCAGCAACTGGGCCACCTCTCCCTCAGCAGCACGGGCACG TATATGCCAACAGCTGCAGCTATGCAAGGAGCTTACATCTCCCAGTACACCCCTGTGCCTTCTTCCAATGTTTCAGTTGAG GAGGGCAGTGGCCAGCAGAATCAAGTGGCGGTGGATACACCCTCAGACCATGCGGTCTATTCTTTCCAGTTCAACAAATAG
- the RBMS2 gene encoding RNA-binding motif, single-stranded-interacting protein 2 isoform X2: protein MESTVSKNTLELVPSDEKEPYVSLAQQMAPPSSSNSTPNSSSGSNGNDQLSKTNLYIRGLQPGTTDQDLVKLCQPYGKIVSTKAILDKTTNKCKGYGFVDFDSPSAAQKAVTALKASGIQAQMAKQQEQDPTNLYISNLPLSMDEQELEGMLKPFGQVISTRILRDTSGTSRGVGFARMESTEKCEAIITHFNGKYIKTPPGVPAPSDPLLCKFADGGPKKRQNQGKFVQNGRAWPKNGDMGGMALTYDPTTALQNGFYPAPYSITPNRMLAQSALSPYLPSPVSSYQRVTQTSPLQVPNPSWMHHQSYLMQPSGSVLTPGMDHPVSLQPASMMGPLTQQLGHLSLSSTGTYMPTAAAMQGAYISQYTPVPSSNVSVEEGSGQQNQVAVDTPSDHAVYSFQFNK from the exons CCATATGTGTCATTGGCTCAGCAGATGGCACCACCTAGTTCAAGCAACAGTACCCCTAATAGCAGCAGTGGAAGCAATGGAAATGACCAGCTGAGCAAAACCAACCTATATATCCGAGGATTGCAACCAGGCACTACTGACCAGGACCTTGTCAAGCTGTGTCAACC ATATGGCAAGATTGTTTCCACTAAGGCCATACTGGACAAGACCACAAATAAATGCAAAG GCTATGGCTTTGTGGATTTTGACAGTCCTTCAGCAGCACAGAAAGCTGTGACGGCACTGAAAGCCAGTGGTATACAGGCACAGATGGCAAAG CAACAGGAGCAGGACCCCACAAATTTATACATCTCAAACCTCCCACTGTCGATGGATGAGCAAGAACTGGAGGGGATGCTGAAGCCCTTTGGCCAGGTTATCTCCACCCGAATCCTTCGAGATACCAGTGGGACTAGCAGAGGGGTTGGCTTTGCAAG GATGGAGTCCACAGAGAAGTGTGAAGCCATCATCACCCActttaatggaaaatatattaagACACCCCCTGGAGTACCAG CCCCATCTGATCCTTTGCTTTGCAAATTTGCTGATGGTGGACCAAAGAAACGACAGAACCAAGGAAAATTTGTGCAGAATGGACGGGCCTGGCCAAAGAATGGAGACATG ggTGGTATGGCATTGACCTATGACCCCACCACAGCGCTTCAGAATGG GTTTTACCCAGCTCCTTATAGCATCACCCCCAACAGGATGCTTGCTCAGTCTGCACTGTCCCCATACCTTCCATCTCCTGTGTCTTCCTATCAG AGAGTGACTCAGACATCTCCTCTACAAGTACCTAACCCATCTTGGATGCACCACCAGTCATACCTCATGCAGCCTTCA GGTTCAGTTCTGACACCAGGGATGGATCACCCCGTTTCTCTCCAGCCTGCCTCCATGATGGGACCCCTTACCCAGCAACTGGGCCACCTCTCCCTCAGCAGCACGGGCACG TATATGCCAACAGCTGCAGCTATGCAAGGAGCTTACATCTCCCAGTACACCCCTGTGCCTTCTTCCAATGTTTCAGTTGAG GAGGGCAGTGGCCAGCAGAATCAAGTGGCGGTGGATACACCCTCAGACCATGCGGTCTATTCTTTCCAGTTCAACAAATAG
- the RBMS2 gene encoding RNA-binding motif, single-stranded-interacting protein 2 isoform X3, whose product MAPPSSSNSTPNSSSGSNGNDQLSKTNLYIRGLQPGTTDQDLVKLCQPYGKIVSTKAILDKTTNKCKGYGFVDFDSPSAAQKAVTALKASGIQAQMAKQQEQDPTNLYISNLPLSMDEQELEGMLKPFGQVISTRILRDTSGTSRGVGFARMESTEKCEAIITHFNGKYIKTPPGVPAPSDPLLCKFADGGPKKRQNQGKFVQNGRAWPKNGDMGGMALTYDPTTALQNGFYPAPYSITPNRMLAQSALSPYLPSPVSSYQRVTQTSPLQVPNPSWMHHQSYLMQPSGSVLTPGMDHPVSLQPASMMGPLTQQLGHLSLSSTGTYMPTAAAMQGAYISQYTPVPSSNVSVEEGSGQQNQVAVDTPSDHAVYSFQFNK is encoded by the exons ATGGCACCACCTAGTTCAAGCAACAGTACCCCTAATAGCAGCAGTGGAAGCAATGGAAATGACCAGCTGAGCAAAACCAACCTATATATCCGAGGATTGCAACCAGGCACTACTGACCAGGACCTTGTCAAGCTGTGTCAACC ATATGGCAAGATTGTTTCCACTAAGGCCATACTGGACAAGACCACAAATAAATGCAAAG GCTATGGCTTTGTGGATTTTGACAGTCCTTCAGCAGCACAGAAAGCTGTGACGGCACTGAAAGCCAGTGGTATACAGGCACAGATGGCAAAG CAACAGGAGCAGGACCCCACAAATTTATACATCTCAAACCTCCCACTGTCGATGGATGAGCAAGAACTGGAGGGGATGCTGAAGCCCTTTGGCCAGGTTATCTCCACCCGAATCCTTCGAGATACCAGTGGGACTAGCAGAGGGGTTGGCTTTGCAAG GATGGAGTCCACAGAGAAGTGTGAAGCCATCATCACCCActttaatggaaaatatattaagACACCCCCTGGAGTACCAG CCCCATCTGATCCTTTGCTTTGCAAATTTGCTGATGGTGGACCAAAGAAACGACAGAACCAAGGAAAATTTGTGCAGAATGGACGGGCCTGGCCAAAGAATGGAGACATG ggTGGTATGGCATTGACCTATGACCCCACCACAGCGCTTCAGAATGG GTTTTACCCAGCTCCTTATAGCATCACCCCCAACAGGATGCTTGCTCAGTCTGCACTGTCCCCATACCTTCCATCTCCTGTGTCTTCCTATCAG AGAGTGACTCAGACATCTCCTCTACAAGTACCTAACCCATCTTGGATGCACCACCAGTCATACCTCATGCAGCCTTCA GGTTCAGTTCTGACACCAGGGATGGATCACCCCGTTTCTCTCCAGCCTGCCTCCATGATGGGACCCCTTACCCAGCAACTGGGCCACCTCTCCCTCAGCAGCACGGGCACG TATATGCCAACAGCTGCAGCTATGCAAGGAGCTTACATCTCCCAGTACACCCCTGTGCCTTCTTCCAATGTTTCAGTTGAG GAGGGCAGTGGCCAGCAGAATCAAGTGGCGGTGGATACACCCTCAGACCATGCGGTCTATTCTTTCCAGTTCAACAAATAG